A stretch of the Kushneria konosiri genome encodes the following:
- a CDS encoding metal-dependent hydrolase family protein, whose protein sequence is MSDTPSLLLYNARLVDGSAPTARDNISVLIEHGRITQVSEEAIDAPDATRLDLGGRTLMPGLIDCHVHVIATTADLGANALLPDSLVTARSSRIMRDMLMRGFTTVRDVGGADRGLQQAVAEGYFEGPELVICGKALSQTGGHTDYRGFYDERDDQYQTRRLGSMGRICDGGDAVRRATRQEIKAGAQFIKVMANGGVSSPSDPIDFLSFSVSELEAIVEEATNAQTYVSAHLYTDQAIHRAVMAGVRSLEHCNLITPETARLAAEKGAMACPTLVTYEMLKQEGAQYGLKPDSVAKIDDVRLAGLESLKIMREAGLTMAYGSDLLGEMHRHQSEEFVIRSRVLAPHEVIRSATLDAARLLQREGDIGCVAEGARADLIVVDGNPLEDMSLLTHQGAHMSVIMQGGRMVKNQLR, encoded by the coding sequence ATGTCAGACACGCCTTCGCTTCTGCTTTACAACGCCCGTCTGGTCGATGGGAGCGCCCCCACCGCGCGCGACAACATCAGCGTCCTGATCGAGCATGGACGCATCACCCAGGTCTCGGAGGAGGCGATCGACGCTCCTGATGCCACCCGGCTCGATCTGGGCGGACGCACCCTGATGCCCGGGCTGATCGACTGCCATGTTCACGTGATTGCCACCACGGCAGATCTTGGCGCCAATGCGCTGCTGCCGGACTCGCTGGTCACGGCTCGCTCGAGTCGCATCATGCGCGACATGCTGATGCGCGGCTTTACCACCGTACGCGATGTCGGCGGCGCTGACCGTGGCCTGCAGCAGGCGGTGGCCGAGGGTTATTTCGAAGGCCCCGAACTGGTCATCTGCGGCAAGGCACTCTCCCAGACCGGTGGGCATACCGATTACCGGGGGTTCTATGACGAGCGTGACGATCAGTACCAGACTCGCCGACTGGGCTCGATGGGCAGGATCTGTGACGGAGGCGATGCCGTTCGTCGCGCGACCCGCCAGGAGATCAAGGCCGGCGCCCAGTTCATCAAGGTGATGGCCAACGGCGGCGTTTCGTCCCCGAGCGACCCGATCGATTTTCTGAGCTTTTCGGTCAGCGAACTGGAAGCCATCGTGGAAGAGGCCACCAACGCCCAGACCTACGTGAGCGCCCACCTTTATACCGATCAGGCCATTCACCGCGCCGTCATGGCGGGCGTTCGCTCACTGGAGCACTGCAATCTGATCACGCCGGAAACCGCCCGTCTGGCGGCCGAGAAAGGCGCCATGGCCTGCCCGACGCTGGTGACCTACGAAATGCTCAAGCAGGAAGGCGCGCAGTACGGCCTCAAGCCCGACTCGGTGGCCAAGATTGATGATGTGCGTCTGGCCGGTCTTGAAAGCCTGAAGATCATGCGTGAGGCGGGGCTGACCATGGCCTATGGCAGCGATCTTCTGGGCGAGATGCATCGCCATCAGTCCGAGGAGTTCGTGATTCGCTCGCGCGTGCTGGCACCGCATGAGGTCATCCGCAGCGCCACGCTGGACGCCGCACGGCTGCTGCAACGCGAGGGCGATATCGGCTGTGTGGCCGAAGGCGCCCGAGCCGATCTGATCGTGGTCGATGGCAACCCGCTGGAGGACATGAGCCTTTTGACGCATCAGGGCGCCCATATGAGCGTGATCATGCAGGGCGGGCGCATGGTCAAGAACCAACTTCGCTAG
- a CDS encoding LysR substrate-binding domain-containing protein yields MRMFPLPPLNALVAFEAAVRHMSFTRAASELNLSQSAVSRQIVHLEQFLGRSLFVRKPRQLVLTRAGENYARHVRELLEECVHATAEVMKGAADNELTLACTAGVAQFWMVPTLSRFHRAHPQIKPRLIVRDVISSLSSFEFDIGLYYLKTGAVEGFETTLLMPENVYPVCSPDYLAESRRRHGLLDHQPLTPDLLAQETLLVLEDAQSLWIAWPDWFAYHGIKLSNARTVVFNHYPALVEMAVLGQGIVLGWQHIIDSQIAQGRLVRATTHSASHGGGYYLLTPQERHESRATRLFRQWLDNDLALRASCNAPGA; encoded by the coding sequence ATGCGCATGTTTCCCCTGCCGCCGCTGAATGCCCTGGTGGCCTTCGAGGCAGCGGTTCGACACATGAGTTTCACCCGTGCCGCCAGCGAGCTGAATCTTTCACAAAGTGCCGTGAGCCGCCAGATCGTTCACCTTGAGCAGTTTCTGGGACGGTCACTGTTTGTGCGAAAGCCGCGTCAGCTGGTGCTGACACGGGCCGGTGAAAACTATGCCCGCCATGTTCGGGAGTTGCTGGAAGAGTGTGTCCATGCCACGGCCGAGGTCATGAAAGGCGCGGCTGACAACGAGCTGACACTGGCCTGTACGGCAGGCGTGGCCCAGTTCTGGATGGTGCCCACGCTGAGCCGCTTTCACCGCGCTCACCCACAGATCAAGCCGCGACTGATTGTGCGTGATGTGATTTCGAGCCTTTCCTCCTTTGAGTTCGATATCGGTCTTTATTATCTGAAAACCGGGGCGGTTGAAGGCTTTGAAACCACGCTTTTGATGCCCGAAAACGTCTACCCGGTCTGCTCGCCGGACTACCTCGCCGAGAGCCGCCGGCGGCACGGCCTTTTGGACCATCAGCCACTGACACCGGACCTGCTCGCACAGGAAACCCTGCTGGTGCTTGAAGACGCCCAGAGCCTCTGGATTGCCTGGCCAGACTGGTTTGCCTATCACGGAATCAAACTCTCCAATGCCCGCACTGTCGTCTTCAACCATTACCCGGCGCTGGTCGAAATGGCCGTGCTGGGTCAGGGCATCGTGCTTGGCTGGCAGCACATCATCGACAGTCAGATCGCGCAGGGCAGGCTGGTTCGGGCCACTACCCATTCGGCAAGCCATGGAGGTGGCTATTACCTGCTCACCCCCCAGGAGCGGCATGAAAGCCGGGCGACACGTCTTTTCCGGCAGTGGCTGGACAACGACCTTGCCCTGAGAGCCTCCTGCAATGCGCCTGGCGCATGA
- a CDS encoding DUF2780 domain-containing protein yields the protein MKKTIAVLAGAGLIGMSTSALAFNLGDVNRAMEAMNSQNTQGQQTQPAYQQDSQGLASQVGKYLNSDNAPRQQQAAAVGTTDANLGQASQLVEQLTGQLGVSKAQAIGGSAALLAAAKSQLGNDQFNQLSNQAPGVDGLLSSAQALSGSQSMLSKLSGMGGSGNSSNTSSLTSSAFSMLGMDAGMISQFAPVMLNYLGGQGVSNNLLSSLGSIWGAVGR from the coding sequence TTGAAAAAGACAATCGCGGTACTGGCAGGTGCAGGTCTGATCGGCATGTCGACGTCGGCGCTGGCGTTCAATCTGGGGGACGTCAATCGGGCCATGGAGGCCATGAACAGCCAGAATACGCAGGGTCAGCAGACCCAGCCTGCGTATCAGCAGGATTCACAGGGGCTTGCCTCCCAGGTCGGCAAGTATCTGAATTCTGACAATGCGCCGCGCCAGCAGCAGGCCGCCGCCGTGGGCACCACCGATGCCAATCTGGGCCAGGCCTCACAGCTTGTCGAACAGCTGACCGGTCAGCTGGGCGTAAGCAAGGCTCAGGCCATTGGCGGTTCAGCCGCGCTTCTGGCGGCGGCGAAAAGCCAGCTGGGCAATGATCAGTTCAACCAGCTCTCCAATCAGGCGCCCGGCGTGGATGGGCTTCTCTCCAGCGCTCAGGCACTGTCGGGCAGTCAGTCGATGCTGTCGAAGCTCTCCGGCATGGGCGGCAGCGGCAATAGCAGCAATACGTCGTCGCTGACCTCGAGTGCCTTCAGCATGCTGGGGATGGATGCCGGCATGATCAGTCAGTTTGCGCCGGTCATGCTGAATTATCTGGGGGGCCAGGGCGTCTCGAATAACCTGCTGAGCTCGCTGGGCAGCATCTGGGGCGCCGTCGGACGCTAG